In the genome of Chloroflexota bacterium, the window TGAAACTGCTTAGGGCTTCAATCGGGCCGGTGATCAGGCGCTCGTACAGTTCGTCAATGAACCACTTGCCGTTGAGGAAGCGGAACAGGCCGCCAGTGCTTTGCAGCGGGTCGGTCATGGTCATCATCGGCTTCTGGCCGTAGACCAGGTAGGCCAGACCGATGCCTGACAGAGCTACGACGGTGGAAATGCCAGCTACCACGAAATTGAAATCAAGGGCATGCACTTCAACCGTGTGCTCAAGCCACTGACCTAAAACTTCGCCGCCGGGAATAATTTTCGGCAGGTTCATTGCGCCGCCGACTGTCGAGAGCACGGCCAAAATGATCAGCGGCACGGTCATCACCGCCGGGCTTTCGTGCGCGTGCTTGGCCGCCTCGGTGCGCTCGCCGCCGTAAAACACCATGAAGATTTGGCGGCCCATGTAGAAGGCGGTGAAGAAGGCGGCCACGGTCAACAAGCCGTAGACGGCCCAACCGTGCCACTGGCCTTCATTCCCGATCAACCAGGCATCGGCTAGAATTTCGTCCTTCGACCAGAATCCGGCAAATGGAAACACGCCGGCCAAAGCAATCGCACCGATCAAGTAGACCCAGAACGTCGTTCGCATGTGCTTACGCAGGCCGCCCATGTTGCGCATGTCTTGCGCGTCGAACGTCGGCTCGTGATGAGTTGGGGCGTGTGGGAGTGCGGGGGCGTGGGAGTCATCGTGACCGCCGCCGCCGTGACCGAGCGCATGATGCCCATGCTCCATGCCATGAATGACCGAGCCGGACGAGAGGAAGAGCAGGGCCTTGAAGAAGGCGTGCGTCAGCAGATGGAACATGGCGGCCACGTAAGCGCCCATGCCCGCCGCCGCCACCATAAAGCCTAGCTGGCTAATCGTCGAGTAAGCCAGCACACGCTTGATGTCGAATTGGCCTAACGCAATCGTCCCGGCCACAAACGCCGTGCTTGCGCCGACGAGGGCGACTGTCATTTGCGAAGCAGGCGCAAGATTGAAGAGAACGTTGGAGCGGACGATGAGATAGATGCCCGCTGTGACCATCGTGGCCGCGTGAATGAGGGCCGACACCGGGGTCGGGCCGGCCATCGCGTCGGGCAGCCACACAAACAATGGGATCTGCGCCGACTTGCCCGCCACGCCGACCAGCATCAACAGAGTGATGGCAGTGGCAACCGGAGCGAGGGTTGTCCCGTTCTCTTCAAAGAATTTGAAGACCTCGGCAAAGGTGAGCGTTTTTGCCGTCCAGAAGATCAGGAACATGGCCAGGGCAAAACCAAAGTCGCCCACGCGGTTGACGACGAAGGCCTTGCGCCCGGCGCGAGCGTTCGCCACCCCGTCCTCGCCCCGATCAAACCAGAAACCGATGAGCAGGTAAGAGCAAAGCCCAACGCCTTCCCAGCCCACGAAGAGCATCACGTAGTTGTTGCCTGCCACCAGCACCAGCATCGAAGCAATGAACAGGTTGAGATAGATAAAGAAGCGGTGGAAGCGCTCGTCGCCCTTCATGTAGCCGACGGCGTAAATGTGGATGAGCGTGCCCACGCCCGTCACCAGCAACATCATCGTCACCGAGAGCGTGTCCACCTGGAAGGCCCAGGGGATGTTGAGTTGGCCGATCACGATCCAGTCAGCCACTTTGACGACTTGCGGCTCAAAGCCGGTGGTCGCCAGGCCGACAAATTGCAGAACGGCGATGACGAACGCACTGCCCGAAGCCAGCGAAGCGATGATGCCCGCCCAGGGGTCGCCGATACGTTTCCCGGCCAGCACGTTGATCAGCAGGCCGAGAACAGGGAAAACGATAATCAGGGGAACTAGAGTTTGCATCTCTACCCTTTCAACTGATGCACTTGGTCAACATCAATTGAGTGCTTGGTTTTGAAGATGGCGACGATCAGGGCCAGGCCAACGGCCACCTCGGCGGCGGCGACCGTCATGACGAAGAAAACAAAAATTTGGCCGGACATGGCCGTCGGACTGATGATGGATTTGCCCGCTTCCACCACCGCCGGTTGAAACTGCCGGGCAAAGGCCACGAAGGCCAAATTGGCCGAGTTGAGCATCAACTCCACCGACATGAAGATGATGATGGCGTTGCGCCGGACGAGGACGCCCATCACGCCAATGGTGAACAGGACTGCCGAGAGGATGATGTAGTAGGAAGTGGGGATCATCGTGGGAGATTGGTAATTAGTAATTGGTTATTGCCGGGGCGACCGTCTCTGAAGTTTAGCCTTCTCTTCCTTCGTCAGCACGATGGCCCCGATCATGGCCACCAACAGCAGGAACGACGTCACTTCAAATGGGAAGAGGTAGGCGGTAAATAATTGCTTGCCGATCTCCAGCGGACTGCCGAAGGCTTTGACAATGGCCGGTTGGAAGGCTTCGGGCGCAACCCCGACTCCTTTTGAGGCCAGGGCCGTCACTGTTACCCCGAGCAGGGCCAGGCCCAGCAAAATTGCCAGCGGCCTTTGCCAGGGCATGTAACCTTGCGGCTGAGTCAACCGCTCTGCGCCCAGCAACATGATGACGAACAGGAAGAGCACCATGATCGCCCCGGCGTAGACCGTGACCTGCACCATGGCGATAAAGGGCGCATTCAGGATCAGGTAAAACACCGAGACGACGGCGAAATTCAAGATCAGGAACAGGGCCGAGTAAATGGCGTTGGTGCTCAACAACATGGCTAGAGCGGCAGTCACGGCGATGATGGCGAGGACAAGGAAGAGAATGAGTTCGAGAGTCATATGCAATAACCAATAACCAATAACCAATTACTCACTACAGAGTAATTGGTTATTGGTTATTACGTTGGGTCTTTCATTTCCGGAACAGCCCGGTCAAACTTGCCTGGCTCCACCTTCTGCGGCGTGGGCTGGCCGTCCGCCGGAACCGGCACGATGAGTTTGTCTTTGGTGAAGATGGCCGACTCGCGGTCAACGTAGGATAGTTCGTAGCTACTCTCCAGCACAATGGCCTCGGTGGGACAGGCGTCCTCGCAGAAGCCGCAGAAGATACAGCGCAACATGTTGATCTCGTAGACACGGGCGTATCGCTCGCCCGGAGAATAACGTATATCGTCGGTGTTCTCCGCCGCCTCGACGAAGATGGCGTCTGCCGGGCAGGCCGCCGCGCACAGGGCGCAGCCGATGCACTTCTCCAAACCGTTGTCGTAGCGCTTAAGTTCGTGGCGGCCCTTGAAGCGCTCGCGCACCGGGCGTTTGACTTCGGGATATTGAATGGTGACCGGCTCCTCAAACATGTGCTTGAGGGTGGTGCCGAGTCCTTTCACAATTTCAAACATAATAGCCTCTTATCCTTGCAACAGCCCAGGGAACAACGCGACGGCCAGGGCGGTGATGACGATGTTCGCCAGCGCCAGAGGCAACATCACCTTCCAGCCAAAGCGCATGAGTTGATCGTATCGCAGGCGCGGCAGGGTCGCCCGGAGCCATAACATGCAGAACAGGAAGAAAATGGTTTTCAAGCTGAAATAAGTCACGCCCAGCAAACCGGCCAGCCAGCTTCCCACCGGCAGGCCGTTAATCACCCAGGGCGATATTTCGTTGATGAACGGGCCGAGATAGCCGCCGAAAAAGAGGGCGGTGCCAATCGCGCTGACGGCCACCATCTTGATGTACTCGGCCATGAAGAACAGGGCGAACTTCATCCCTGAATATTCGGTGTGGTAGCCGGCCGTGAGTTCCTGCTCGGCTTCGGGCATGTCGAACGGGGCGCGGTTCACTTCAGCCAGCACCGCAATCAGAAAGACGGCGGCCCCGACCGGCTGAAGCACTACATTCCACAACCGGGTCTGCGACAGGGTAATATCCTGCACGCTCATCGAACCGGCGAGCAGGATCGGCCCGACGATGGACAAGCCGAGGGCAATTTCGTAGCTCACCATTTGCGCCGAGGAGCGCAGGCCGCCGAGCATGGCGTATTTGTTGTTCGACGACCACCCGGCCAGCACAATGCCATAAACGGCAATGGAGGCCACCGAGAGGATATACAGCAAGCCCACGTTGATGTCGGCGACCACCAGCGGCACTTTGAAGCCAAACAGTTCAATCGGCGGCCCGAAGGGCACGACGGCCAAAATCACCAGAGCCGGGATGACCGTGATGATGGGCGCGATCACGAACATCACCCGATCGGCTCCGGAAGGAATCAATTCTTCCTTCAAAAACAACTTGAGGCCATCAGCCAGCGGTTGGAAGAAGCCAAACGGCCCGACCCGATTGGGGCCGATGCGCACTTGCATCCAGGCCACCACCTTGCGCTCAGCCAGGGTCATGTAGGCAAAAGACGTTAGCAGAACAAAAGCCAGCAATACGCTTTTGACAAGCGCGGCCAGGCCAACTTCGATAAAGGTTCTGAGTTCCATAAGCTTCGCTCAATTAATAACCGGTAACTAATAACCAATAACTGAAATAAATTATTAGTTATTGGTTATTAGTTATTTCATCCAGCCTTGCGAACTGTCGCGCCCGCCGCGCCAGCCAGCGCCGGGCCGCCAAGACTTTGCGGCACCAGCACCGCCCCCTCAGGCTTGCACGCCCAGGCCCGCTGTGTTCTCAAAGGCCGTGCCGCCGTAGTACAAGTCCGCGCCGCCCACGTCCGGGAATTGCTTTTCAACTCGAGCCAGCGATTGATACGTAAGGCCGGAATACTGAGTCACGGCTTTGGAAATCTCAAGCATGATGGCCGCCGCGCCGGCTTTGGCCTTGCCCTGCCCCATCTTCTCGCCGAGTCGGGTAAAGATTTGCCAATCGGCGCAACTCTGGCCCAGCGCCGGCACTGCCGGGTAGAAGCGTTGCACGCGCCGCTCGCCGTTAGTGAACGTGCCTTCGCGTTCGGTGAAGGCTTGGGCCGGGAGGACGACATCGGCCTCTTTGGCGGTGGCGGTGAGGAAGAGTTCGGTGACGACTTTGAACGAAGCGCCGGGCGAGGTTTGGCCGTCGCCAACCGGGTCAGCCGCTGCTATAAACAACACTTTCGACTCCGGCAAACCTTCGCCGTTTGGCTTCACGCCCATGTCCCACGCGCCCTGATCATTGGCATGGCCCCACACCACAACCAGGCCATTGTTCGGCTTGCCCACATGCCTGGTGTTGACCAGCAAGTTGGCGCATGTCTGAGCCAGCGCGGTTGAGGCAGTGAAGTCCATACCTTCACCGCCAACCATAATAACGAGATTCTCGGCTTTGGCGGCTGTCTCGGCCAGGCCGTTCACGGCGTCTGCTTCGCCGCCGTAAGCGTAAGTGATTTTCTGCTTGGCGTAGCGGTCGAGTTTCGTCGAGCGAGCATTGACCACTATCAGGTTCGCCCCGCGTTGAGCCGCTTGTTTGACGCGCAACCACCAGACCGGCGCTTCTTCTTCGAGATCAGAAGCCACGACGACGATCGTTGCGCCAGCGCCCATCGCGCCAAAGTTAGAGCCAGCGCCCAGGCCGACCTTTTGCACCAGGTCGCCGCCGCCCATTCGCGAATAAAGTTGAGTCTGGCCGCCGAGGCCAGTGATCAGCTTATTGAAAGAGAAAAGGTCTTCGTTCGAGAGACGGCCACCCGCGAGTCCCGCCACCGAACTGCCAGCCGTCTTTAGTTTGCTGATGATCAGATCGAGCGCCTCATCCCAACTTGCCTCTTCGAGCTTCCCGTTCTTTTTGATCAGCGGCGTGGTGAGCCGATCCGGGCTGGCGGTGAAGTGGTGGCCGAAGCGGCCCTTGTCGCAAATCCAGATTTCGTTGACCTGCTCGTTTTGGCGGGGCATCACCCGTTTGATTTCGAACTTGCCGGAGAGGCCGCTGCGGCGGGTGTTGAGGTGCAGGTTGCAACCGACCGGGCAGTGGGTGCAGATGGAAGCCGAGTTGATCAGTTCCCACGGGCGGGCTTGAAAGCGGAAGTCGGCGGTGGTGAGCGCGCCGACCGGGCAGATGTCGGTGGTGTTGCCGGAGAACTTGGAGTCGAAGCCCGGCTCGGAGAAAGTGACGATCTCCAGCTTGCGCCCACGCTCGTAGAAGCCGATGACGTGGTCGTCGGCGACTTCGTCGGAGAAGCGAGTGCAACGTGCGCACTGGATGCAACGCTCGCGGTCAAGATAGATCAGCGCGTTCTCTTCAGTGCCCAGCGGAACGTGCTTGTCGAGATGCATTTTCTCGCCGAAGAGGAAGCGGCTTGCGCCAGGGCCGTGCCGCATCGTCAGGTTTTGCAGCGGGCACTCGCCGCCCTTGTCGCAGATCGGGCAGTCGAGCGGGTGCGAGGTGAGAATGAACTCGACCACGTCCTTGCGGGCCGCGCTCACTTTGTCGTTCGCAGTTCGGACGTGCATGCCCGGCTCGACGGGCAAGGTGCAGGCCGTCTCCAGTTTTGCGCCGTAGGCGATCTTGGGCTGGCCGTTTTCGTCCAACACCAACTGGCCAGTGGCCCGGTCACGCTGGGGCCGCCCGACTTCCACCAGACACATGCGGCACATGCCAACCGGTTGCAGTTTGGGGTGGTAGCAGAACACAGGGATGTCGTTGTTCACCCGCTTGGCGGCGTCCACCACCAGCGTGCCTTTGGGGACTTCCAGTTCTACTTCGTCAATTTTGAGTTTGACCAGATCAGGCATAGTGAGTGTCTATTCCGATAACTTGTCTGGGTTCTGGCCTGCCATCAATTCATCAGCCAGTCGAAGAAAAAATTTCTTCATTTCATCGAAGTCTACCTGCTTCAGCATTGTGGGCGGCGTTTGCAATCTTGGTGTCTGTTGTTTTATCCAGCCAGCAAGATAAAACTCCTGCAAACCACTGTCCTTTTGCTTCGCCAGATTCAACAAATGCTCAAAACTAAAACCGCCTTCTCGCAAAATGAAGTACAAGTCCACGTAATCTCGAAACGCCGCGCGTCCGAATAGAGCAGTTATTTTGTTTGCGCCGATGTTTTCCAAAGAGTCGATTCGGATTCTTTCCCTGATTTGCGGATTGCCAAACTGCGGGCCACTATCGCGCACTATGTCCAATTTGATTTCTTTTCCATCGCGCACGAAATAAACTTGGTTGAGTGTTGCCAAAGTGCGAATGGGCTTTTCTTCTGCGTGCGTCTTCTCGGCTAAGCTATCTAACTGCCTTCCTACTTCAATAAAATCCTGTTGACTCAGCGTGAACAAGTCAAGATCATTGCTCAGGCGATGTTGAAAGTAAAACTCGGCCAGCGCCGCTCCACCGGTCAACACGAAGCTTTCAGAACCTTCCAGAGTAAAGAAAGCTTCTACCAGTTCGCGTTCAAGGGCGCTAAAAATACTTGACATCCCAGCCCCAAACTTGCAGAGCCCAGGCCCACAATTCTCCAGACTCTCTTGGCCAAAGCATCCGTTTGATCAAAGGCCAATTGCTTACGATATCGGCAACTTTCAAATACTTCCAAATATCCTCAAATCGCGCATTCTGCATGATATGGGCAATCATTTGCGCTTTTTCCAATTCGCCCTTTTGGCCGGTCAAGATCGCCTGAACATCACCGTCAGAGAGATCGGCATTCCAGATGAAATATGGCTTGGCCTTTTTCAGTTTGGCCGTTGGGTCAGATACGTTGTCGGCCATTTGTTTTACCTTAATGAGCCTAATCCCCTGCCGCCACTTCGGCCTTCTTCGACGCAGGCTTTGCCGCCGCCGGCTTGGGCTTTGCGCCCCCATCTTTCGCGTGCCCGTCAAAATCAGCGCGGAAAGTCTTGAGGCTGGAGAGCACCGGCGTCACCGCGAACTCGCCCAGCGGACACAGGCATTTGTTCTGAACCTGGCTCGCCACCGAGTTAAGCAAATCAATGTCGGCCTTCGTCCCCTCGCCCTTGTTCAGCCGCTCCAGAATGTGCAACATCCAGTAAGTGCCCTCGCGGCAGGGCGTGCATTTGCCGCACGACTCGTGCTTGAAGAAACGCGAGGTCTTGAGCATCACCCAGGCCAGGTCCACCGTCTCGTCCATGATGATGATGGAAGCCGAGCCGAGCGCCGCGCCCTTGCCCGCCACCGAGTCGTAATCCAGCTTCATATCCAGAATATCGTCGGACGCCTTCAACACCACCGACGAGGCCCCGGACAGCATCACCGCCTTCACCTTTTTGTCGCCGGGGACGCCGCCGGCGTGATCGTAAATCACCTCTCTCAACGTAACCCCGAACGGCAGTTCATAGTTGCCCGGCTTGTTCACGTGGCCGGAGAGGCACATCACTTTCGTTCCGGCGCTGTTCTTTACGCCAACTGACTGATACCAGTCTGCGCCGCGCGAGATGATCAGCGGCACGTTGGTCAACGTCTCGGTGTTATTCACCACCGTCGGCATCTGGTAGAGGCCCTTGTCCGCCGGGAAGGGCGGCTTGAGGCGAGGCTGGCCCAGCTTGCCTTCCAGCGACTCCAACAGTGCGCTCTCCTCGCCGCAAATGTAAGCGCCCGCGCCGAGATGAAGATGAACGTCGAGCGAGTAGCTCGTGCCGAAGAGATTCTTGCCCAGGAAGCCGCGTTGCCTCAATTCGGCAATCTTCTTGTCCAGTTCTACCGCCACCGGCCAGAACTCGCCGCGCATGTAGTTGTAGGCTATATTGGCACGGGCGGCGAAAGAGGCAATCATCAGCCCTTCCAAAAACTGGAACGGGTTCTTCTCCATAATCTCGCGGTCTTTGAACGTGCCCGGCTCCGACTCGTCTGAATTGCAAACGACGTAATAGGCAGGCCGGTTTTTGGTGAGGAACGACCATTTGACTCCGGTGGGGAAGCCCGCCCCGCCCCGCCCGCGCAAGCCGGAAGCCTTCACGACATCTATCACTTCTTCCGGCTTCATCGAAGTGACGACCTTCTTGAACGCCTCGAAGCCGCCGTTGGCCAGATACACGTCCAA includes:
- the nuoH gene encoding NADH-quinone oxidoreductase subunit NuoH gives rise to the protein MELRTFIEVGLAALVKSVLLAFVLLTSFAYMTLAERKVVAWMQVRIGPNRVGPFGFFQPLADGLKLFLKEELIPSGADRVMFVIAPIITVIPALVILAVVPFGPPIELFGFKVPLVVADINVGLLYILSVASIAVYGIVLAGWSSNNKYAMLGGLRSSAQMVSYEIALGLSIVGPILLAGSMSVQDITLSQTRLWNVVLQPVGAAVFLIAVLAEVNRAPFDMPEAEQELTAGYHTEYSGMKFALFFMAEYIKMVAVSAIGTALFFGGYLGPFINEISPWVINGLPVGSWLAGLLGVTYFSLKTIFFLFCMLWLRATLPRLRYDQLMRFGWKVMLPLALANIVITALAVALFPGLLQG
- a CDS encoding NADH-quinone oxidoreductase subunit J, which codes for MTLELILFLVLAIIAVTAALAMLLSTNAIYSALFLILNFAVVSVFYLILNAPFIAMVQVTVYAGAIMVLFLFVIMLLGAERLTQPQGYMPWQRPLAILLGLALLGVTVTALASKGVGVAPEAFQPAIVKAFGSPLEIGKQLFTAYLFPFEVTSFLLLVAMIGAIVLTKEEKAKLQRRSPRQ
- the nuoF gene encoding NADH-quinone oxidoreductase subunit NuoF, which translates into the protein MEHIVLRHRDIPDIDQLDVYLANGGFEAFKKVVTSMKPEEVIDVVKASGLRGRGGAGFPTGVKWSFLTKNRPAYYVVCNSDESEPGTFKDREIMEKNPFQFLEGLMIASFAARANIAYNYMRGEFWPVAVELDKKIAELRQRGFLGKNLFGTSYSLDVHLHLGAGAYICGEESALLESLEGKLGQPRLKPPFPADKGLYQMPTVVNNTETLTNVPLIISRGADWYQSVGVKNSAGTKVMCLSGHVNKPGNYELPFGVTLREVIYDHAGGVPGDKKVKAVMLSGASSVVLKASDDILDMKLDYDSVAGKGAALGSASIIIMDETVDLAWVMLKTSRFFKHESCGKCTPCREGTYWMLHILERLNKGEGTKADIDLLNSVASQVQNKCLCPLGEFAVTPVLSSLKTFRADFDGHAKDGGAKPKPAAAKPASKKAEVAAGD
- the nuoG gene encoding NADH-quinone oxidoreductase subunit NuoG — its product is MPDLVKLKIDEVELEVPKGTLVVDAAKRVNNDIPVFCYHPKLQPVGMCRMCLVEVGRPQRDRATGQLVLDENGQPKIAYGAKLETACTLPVEPGMHVRTANDKVSAARKDVVEFILTSHPLDCPICDKGGECPLQNLTMRHGPGASRFLFGEKMHLDKHVPLGTEENALIYLDRERCIQCARCTRFSDEVADDHVIGFYERGRKLEIVTFSEPGFDSKFSGNTTDICPVGALTTADFRFQARPWELINSASICTHCPVGCNLHLNTRRSGLSGKFEIKRVMPRQNEQVNEIWICDKGRFGHHFTASPDRLTTPLIKKNGKLEEASWDEALDLIISKLKTAGSSVAGLAGGRLSNEDLFSFNKLITGLGGQTQLYSRMGGGDLVQKVGLGAGSNFGAMGAGATIVVVASDLEEEAPVWWLRVKQAAQRGANLIVVNARSTKLDRYAKQKITYAYGGEADAVNGLAETAAKAENLVIMVGGEGMDFTASTALAQTCANLLVNTRHVGKPNNGLVVVWGHANDQGAWDMGVKPNGEGLPESKVLFIAAADPVGDGQTSPGASFKVVTELFLTATAKEADVVLPAQAFTEREGTFTNGERRVQRFYPAVPALGQSCADWQIFTRLGEKMGQGKAKAGAAAIMLEISKAVTQYSGLTYQSLARVEKQFPDVGGADLYYGGTAFENTAGLGVQA
- the nuoI gene encoding NADH-quinone oxidoreductase subunit NuoI encodes the protein MMFEIVKGLGTTLKHMFEEPVTIQYPEVKRPVRERFKGRHELKRYDNGLEKCIGCALCAAACPADAIFVEAAENTDDIRYSPGERYARVYEINMLRCIFCGFCEDACPTEAIVLESSYELSYVDRESAIFTKDKLIVPVPADGQPTPQKVEPGKFDRAVPEMKDPT
- the nuoK gene encoding NADH-quinone oxidoreductase subunit NuoK, which produces MIPTSYYIILSAVLFTIGVMGVLVRRNAIIIFMSVELMLNSANLAFVAFARQFQPAVVEAGKSIISPTAMSGQIFVFFVMTVAAAEVAVGLALIVAIFKTKHSIDVDQVHQLKG
- a CDS encoding nucleotidyl transferase AbiEii/AbiGii toxin family protein, yielding MSSIFSALERELVEAFFTLEGSESFVLTGGAALAEFYFQHRLSNDLDLFTLSQQDFIEVGRQLDSLAEKTHAEEKPIRTLATLNQVYFVRDGKEIKLDIVRDSGPQFGNPQIRERIRIDSLENIGANKITALFGRAAFRDYVDLYFILREGGFSFEHLLNLAKQKDSGLQEFYLAGWIKQQTPRLQTPPTMLKQVDFDEMKKFFLRLADELMAGQNPDKLSE
- a CDS encoding NADH-quinone oxidoreductase subunit L translates to MQTLVPLIIVFPVLGLLINVLAGKRIGDPWAGIIASLASGSAFVIAVLQFVGLATTGFEPQVVKVADWIVIGQLNIPWAFQVDTLSVTMMLLVTGVGTLIHIYAVGYMKGDERFHRFFIYLNLFIASMLVLVAGNNYVMLFVGWEGVGLCSYLLIGFWFDRGEDGVANARAGRKAFVVNRVGDFGFALAMFLIFWTAKTLTFAEVFKFFEENGTTLAPVATAITLLMLVGVAGKSAQIPLFVWLPDAMAGPTPVSALIHAATMVTAGIYLIVRSNVLFNLAPASQMTVALVGASTAFVAGTIALGQFDIKRVLAYSTISQLGFMVAAAGMGAYVAAMFHLLTHAFFKALLFLSSGSVIHGMEHGHHALGHGGGGHDDSHAPALPHAPTHHEPTFDAQDMRNMGGLRKHMRTTFWVYLIGAIALAGVFPFAGFWSKDEILADAWLIGNEGQWHGWAVYGLLTVAAFFTAFYMGRQIFMVFYGGERTEAAKHAHESPAVMTVPLIILAVLSTVGGAMNLPKIIPGGEVLGQWLEHTVEVHALDFNFVVAGISTVVALSGIGLAYLVYGQKPMMTMTDPLQSTGGLFRFLNGKWFIDELYERLITGPIEALSSF